Genomic segment of Salvia hispanica cultivar TCC Black 2014 chromosome 2, UniMelb_Shisp_WGS_1.0, whole genome shotgun sequence:
CATTCTTATGTCAATTGAACTCTCAAGACTAATCAGACtaaaaaattacttaaatacttttatttttaagaaatttacattcataatatatagacagataaaaaaatatcacaaagtATTCGATATTTCTATGCAATATTTATTGGCCTCACAATTGATGGATATACACAAAGCAGGAGAAATTCATGTTCCAATATGTCTGCGAAAATTATCTACTAACCtatataatcaattaattagtataagGATTAATGTGGAGATGctctattaaaatattgagcATAGTTAAGAGATGTCACTTTATTAACATATTCCATTAATActcattttatgtatttttatccAAGGGTATAATAGTctctttgattaatttttgcaATAAATGGCATTTGATCCGAATCGAATCGATCCAATTAGAAtcactgaaaaataaataatccgaattttttattttgttaccAATTAGTTGCCATATCTGGATCTTGCACGTGCACCGTGGCAATCACAAGAAGTATATctacactaattaattaattgatttattagcATAATTAATCACtgaacaaattaaatgagtttcaattttcataataatataattctgACTTTATTTCTTGCAAAAGTTACGTCTTGATTTACAGACTTCTTAATCATTAACAGCTCATATATTGGTGTCTTAAAATGGCATCACAattcacacatttttttaagaaGCCAAtgctcacaaaatttgaattctttCAAAGATGTGAACTATAGAAGCCATTATACATACGAAGGGAAAATATCATAGTTTATCTcaatatttgatcattttcattaacggaattgttttcatatttgtCTAATtgagattttaatattttttgaataatgtCTTAAGGTtaaatttttggtaattttcaCATTAAATCTAGTGTAACCCGATTGCAAATGTATCAAATATTAAGATCAATATTTCCTTTCCAATATAGTTCTATATATTACACAAAATAATTCTTATCATCAACGATTTAGATCTTGACTACATTTATGGTCAAAAGAGTCCCCACACACATGGGCTTTGATCCGCATATAGCAGTGctctaaaaatatgataaacttagaaataaattttagcccattaatcacaattttcattttacttaatATTTTGTGTTCAAACAATGGATGGCCCACCCCCTATATGTGACAAATGTTTTGCTTTCAATAGAAGTTTTTGGTCCCAATTTCTGTGGCCCGACCCAAAAGGAATTGCAAATATCTTTTTCAGAGACAAGCAACAATTTTATGTGTAGGCATTCAACTGAATTATTTCTACCTAACAAGATAGGAATTAGAATCGAAGTTAGTTGTatgattttatcaaatttggagttttgttatttatgatttatttcgATTAGTTGTGCATGTGCATTTGATCAGATTAACTATCAAGTTAAGTAATTGATCGTTTTCTCTATTTAGACATCGTTTATGATTATCTCGAATAATTTCGTAATTTACATACCATTTTCATTAACACtaatacattttaaaaatgtacaaCACGAGATACTAGCGTATATAGTTTTTATAATaggaaaattcaaattggatTTATATACTTAAGTTTAGGATTAAAAATTCTATGATCCTTCCATACCAAGTTGGCATAGTAACTTGGTATACCTCACCAATAATTTCAtgacaaatggaaataaaaaaaccaacATGCCACAtcaattaaacacaaattcaataaaactaaTTGCACAAAATAGACATCCATTAATTATGGAATGTGGcattatattactactattaaatatagCTTACATTCATATAATAGGCGTTCAATATATTACTATAGAGTCCTATTAACCACTAATCAAcccttaaagaccgaactagacaccaaattagggccactcatttttcttaatcttatggttatgattaatttataattaatttaatattttattaaataaaaacgttttttttaatttttagatttttttaattttttttaaatttttttctaatttttttaaattttttaattttttaattttaatttttttttttaattatttttattttttttattcgataaaaacttgttggagtaaaaatgaactatattcactacataatgaactaaatgaatgtatgttatgaactttattacttcatccaatcgtgctattacttcattccgttagtttattacttcatttattcatgctattacttcattctattagtttattacttcattccgttagtttattacttcattcagtcatgctattatttcattccattagtttattactacataatgtgttatgacataattatctttcagttgggtttagggttattacttcattccgttagtttattacttcatttagtcatgtttatgttatgagcttattacttcattcagtcgtgatattacttcattcctttagtttattacttcatttattcatgttattacttcattctattagtttattacttcattcgttagtttattactccattccgctagtttattacttattccattagtttattgcttcataatgtgttatgacataattatctttcagttgggtttagggttattacttcattccgttagtttatcacttaatactccctccgtccgcgaataggagtcccgtttttctattttagtccgttcgcaaataggagtcccggttcacttttaccataaatggtaatagggtttcaccttccactaactcattctactcacatttcatttaaaactaatatatacatgtgagatccctattccactaacttttttctacccacttttgttaagatttcttaaaacctgtgccaccaagaaatgagactcctaatggcagacggagggagtataacgtAGTCCATATTTAACAGtagtatacatatatattgtagGAGCAGTATATTGCAAGCGTAATATAATGCCACTTTCCATAATTAATGGGTGTCTATTTTGTGCAAttagttttattgaatttgcGTTTAATTGATGTGACATGTGggtgtttttaattttcatttgtcaAGAAATTATTGGTGAGGTATACCAAGTTACTATGCCAACTTGGTATGGAAGGAGCATGGAATTTTTACTCGAAGTTTAGGATCGCAAACTTGTAGTAGGCTTCTTGATATATGTCCAGAATTGGGTtgatattcaattatttgatcGATTTAATGTGAAATACTCTTGGTTGTGGTCGGAGTTGTCAATTGGGTCGGGTGCCCATCTCAGACTGATTGACTTAGGTCCAGCCAGCCAACCCAAGCCCATGACTGAAGTGGACTAACTAGTGCTGTATATCTTTCTACAAATCTAGATCTAACTCAACGTATTAATTTACTTATTGttgatgtatatatttatttaattattttaaattatttgaaacattattatttattgaataaatatgtgtactaaaaatttattttattataattaattttgaaaaaatatgattaatggaggaattttgaaaatataaataagtgtttAAAAATTGACTCAATTGGAGTTTGTTAATTTACACTAATGGGCCATGTCTAGCAGGGTTGTGCTTGGTTTGTGCAATTAAGAAGCCTAGTTGTCAATAAGAGCATTAGCAATGGTTGGTCGATGGGAGGGCCTTCCCCATAGGCCTCATCGGCCAACTATTGCAGTGAACGGGCCGTCGATCACCCCCCTCCCTCCTCCCCTAGACGGCTGATATATCAGCCTATGCTGATGAGAAAGGCCTTTGTATCGATCTTCCATTGTGGAGGAAGGGCCAATCGAAGGCCtccctctattttttttttaataattttattttattttatttcttccacTATAAAATAACGCCAGAAATGAAAGAGGGAACAAATTTAAAAGGCAAGCTGTATAGGTAATgaaagagggagagagaaagatataTACACAAATGTGTGAATGAAGCAAGAAAGAGTGATACATGTAACATACATACATAGAAAGACAGTTTTGttaaaaacaaagcaaaactAAACCTCCTCAGTGAAATCAGGATCATCCGGCTTGACGAGGCTGAATGTCGTCGacgccgccgccgtcgcctGCGCCTCCCTCAGCTTCTGCGCAATCCCCCTCTTCGTATTCGAAGCGAACTTCGAGGCCAAGATGGTGGCCCCGATGTGGTGGCCGTGCGATCCCCCCGAATTCTCGTGCAGCGCCAGCTCCTTGGccagcttcttcttcttgtacCTCCTCCACCCCGTCTGCAGGAAGCACGCCCCCCACGTCCTCCACTGGTTCGAGTAGTACCTGAACGCGTGCTGCAGCTTCATGCTGTGCAGCCTCTTGAACTGCATCGCCACGAACTTCAGCTCCTCCGCGCTCAGCGCGAACGCCTCCACCTCCGTCAGCGTCTTCACCGTCCGCGTCGAGGACGGGAGGTTCTGCGAGGAGTTGGGCAGGAGCGCCCATGTCAGGAGCTCCTCCCCGCAGAAGTCTCCCGGCCTCAGCGTGATCGAGTTGTAGAAGCCCGACCGCCCCCCGTTGGTGGTGGAGCTCTCCATCTGGCCTCGGATCACGAACAGCATCTCGTCCACGGGGTCCCCCTCGCGGACGATATAGCTGCCCTGCGTGCTCAGGGACGACGTCAGCCTCTCGCAGATCGCGTCGAGAAGCTGGTCGTCCATTTGCGCGAAGAAGGGCACCTTCATgtcataaaattgaatttcttttAGATTTGGTCATTCTTGTGTCATGTTTGCATTAGAGAGAGCCAGAGACTTACGCCACGAACTAAGTTGAGGCAGAGGTGTCTTTGTATCTCGCGGCGGAGGTCTTGAGGTAGGGATTTGAGAATCTCTTCCTCCTTCACTCCTCTTGTTGTCAGCCATCTGTATTGCTCGAAGCGACGCACGCGATCTTGCAAGTCCGGTGGCAGCTGCCGGTGCCTCATCCACTCCTCCATGTCTCTCCTCTTGATTCTCCACTCTTCTAGCCTCAATGTCATTGAGCTCAAGTAAGTCTTCACcaacacaaacaaacaaacataagCAATCAATcttactagtatattttactCAAATCGAGTAGTTCGTACCTGCATATTCCCAATCAACTGTGCAAACAGAATCAGCCCAAAAATGCACAGAACTATGCAGAAAACGGTCTCTCCAACAAACGTGCTTGTGCTCAAAGTCTGCCCGTACGAACTGCAAATGAAGCACGATAAGCAAatgtatattattaatagagaAGCAAGATGAGAAAATGCACCTCAAATTTCTCAAGCCCCACCAGAGGCAGTAGACATACTTCTCCATGAAAGTAGACGAGGCGACTTGGCTAGTGAAGGCCTCAGCAAAGATACCAAACTTGAAATCCGAATCCCCATTCTTGGCATCGCAGCGAGCAAGAACAGTGGTGAGATTCAACCAGTTCTCCCGCTCCGCTCCCATCGCTTTAATCTTGGAGCAATCAAGAAACTTGACATTGCAATGCGGAGGAGTGTAGATCTCCTCATTACACCTCTGCTTCCAGCACGAATGCTGCCGCCCAATCGAGGACAGATACCACGACGCTCCAATCACATGGCTGGCGAGCATGAAGAGGAGGAGATTGTAAGCCGCCCCAGCCCAAGCCGTCTTCGCAATGAAGCCCGTGGTCTTGATGATCCGGTTGTTGAGTGGGAAGATGACGAAGAGACGCGGGATGTATTGGATGAGCACAATGAGGGCTAGCGTATTGTTGGAATGGCCGCCCCCGTCCGTCTTCGTGGCCGGGATGACGTACCTGTTggcaaataaaacaaaaataactataacaGTATCTGACAAGTGGGGTCGTCCACTTGTCATTTTAAAGAGAGAACTGAAACCAGTATATAAGCAAGTGTGACTGCCTACCAGATGAGGATTTGGGGGAGGGGGAGGGTGGCGGAGAGGTCGACGATGAAGTCGGATTTGAGGTAGCGGAGGGTGATCTGGCGGGGGTCCATGACGAGCTCGCCGCGGCCGAAGACGCGGGAGCTGGGGGCGACGAAGGCCATGCGGAACTTCATGAGGAGGTGGAGGAAGTAGAAGAAGTCGGTGACGGTGCGGAAGTAGGTGATGAGGATGGAGGCGGAGATGTCGATGTTCATGCAGGCGGCGCCGTCCTCAACGTAGGGGAGGTAGAAGTAGAGGGGGTCGATGAAGAGGGAGACGAGGCACGAGATGAGGAAGATGTGGTTCCAGAGGTTGACGATGTCGCTGTTCGGGTCCAGGATCTGGTAGTGCCATAGGATGGTCAGGGAGTTCGGCTCGtccgcggcggcggcggcggcggtcgGGTCGTGTGGGGgagggtggtggtggtggcgcCGGGATGTGAACGATCGCCGGAGCTGCCGGAGGTGGGACGCCGGCCGGGAGAATATCCTATTCATCTTCCATGGAGGATCCCGATTTTGGGCAGGATTCTCCGCGCGGATGTCGATTTTTCcgaatcttcttcttcttcttcttctgtgGCGGCGGAGAAAGAGAAAGCAATCCACGAATTCAACGACAGCAGCAGCAATTGGATGGCAATTGGAGACAAATCGGGCAGCGGAGAAAAATCGATCAAGGATTCAAAGTGTTTTGGTCGGAGGGGTGGATTGGGGGACGTTTATGACCgttgagattttttagagGAAACGCGGGAATTTCggttttttctttcctttttttatttacacaATCCAATTTAAGAAGTCAATTTTGTGCAATTATATTTACATCATCCTATTTAAGAAGTCTATGAGCTACTACTAAAATGTTGACTGCAGgggaaatttataaatttcgcCTTTATAGTATTTTTCGAATCGTAAATCCAAATTTATAGTCCCGGAAAAAAGGGATTATTGGATTGTAACTAGTGAATGTAGGAAATTATTAATTCTTGATTTCGTCTTATTTACAATGTCTAACTTTCCCTCGAAAAAAACACAAGATTATCTATGTcgatcaattttaattattaaatttattctcttATAAGATGGGGACTTTTAATAGTattcacttgtatatatatagaggaaaCCAAAACTGTTGACAATCAAGACTTATTTCTTATACATTTGGTAGCAATAGAAAATGTTGCTATTCTCGATCATGAATTTTGGTTTGTTCCACGTcttacaaaatttgaatgataaatCATGATATATTACGAAATCTTTTCAGTTACTCCATTAAACTAAAGTTGTGCaactatttttagttttattaagCTCAAAACAACATCTAGTCGTCCACATCgtcacattaatatataattataccaCTATTCATTGACAACACCAAAATTTTACATGCACACATGAATTTAGTATCGAATTTCCCCAAAAATAAGTTATCATGgaataatttagaaattttaaaactagggatgtcaatgttACCTGCAACCtatgggctggcccgaatagcccgccaaattcatagtcaataaaattatagcccgattaacccgcaccTGATTAACCCGCAACTTGTTAGGGTTAGAtccgaaaacccgatgggctaGCTCCGAAACcagataaaatttttattgtttaatttgtttgactctaattcaacactttcaattttatatattaaatatataaattatatattaattttttattaacataataatagataaataaat
This window contains:
- the LOC125208196 gene encoding cyclic nucleotide-gated ion channel 18, which encodes MNRIFSRPASHLRQLRRSFTSRRHHHHPPPHDPTAAAAAADEPNSLTILWHYQILDPNSDIVNLWNHIFLISCLVSLFIDPLYFYLPYVEDGAACMNIDISASILITYFRTVTDFFYFLHLLMKFRMAFVAPSSRVFGRGELVMDPRQITLRYLKSDFIVDLSATLPLPQILIWYVIPATKTDGGGHSNNTLALIVLIQYIPRLFVIFPLNNRIIKTTGFIAKTAWAGAAYNLLLFMLASHVIGASWYLSSIGRQHSCWKQRCNEEIYTPPHCNVKFLDCSKIKAMGAERENWLNLTTVLARCDAKNGDSDFKFGIFAEAFTSQVASSTFMEKYVYCLWWGLRNLSSYGQTLSTSTFVGETVFCIVLCIFGLILFAQLIGNMQTYLSSMTLRLEEWRIKRRDMEEWMRHRQLPPDLQDRVRRFEQYRWLTTRGVKEEEILKSLPQDLRREIQRHLCLNLVRGVPFFAQMDDQLLDAICERLTSSLSTQGSYIVREGDPVDEMLFVIRGQMESSTTNGGRSGFYNSITLRPGDFCGEELLTWALLPNSSQNLPSSTRTVKTLTEVEAFALSAEELKFVAMQFKRLHSMKLQHAFRYYSNQWRTWGACFLQTGWRRYKKKKLAKELALHENSGGSHGHHIGATILASKFASNTKRGIAQKLREAQATAAASTTFSLVKPDDPDFTEEV